The Lycium barbarum isolate Lr01 chromosome 9, ASM1917538v2, whole genome shotgun sequence genome has a segment encoding these proteins:
- the LOC132609999 gene encoding transcription factor FAMA-like isoform X1, which translates to MLFPFEHEILLQPSLLTNFPSLNDYYSLDDPYCHNYQHSHEMVNEESLMVPQKEEKLKEISDKVEINATSQLSFLGENIENSQANDSKKKRKRTRMKSSEEVENQRMTHIEVERNRRKQMNEHLHVLRSLMPSSYVQRGDQASIIGGAIEFVRELEQLLQCLESQKRRKIYGDDSSTSIMEIQNPPQPPLVFAPNFPLANENENEIGIQEETAESKSCLADVEVKLIGFDNAMIKILSKRRPGQLINTISALEDFQLNIIHTNVTTIEQTVLYSFNVKISGETRFTADNIANLIQQIFSFFHANSAI; encoded by the exons ATGTTGTTTCCCTTTGAACATGAAATATTGTTGCAGCCCTCTTTGCTTACAAATTTTCCAAGTCTAAATGACTACTACTCTCTTGATGATCCATATTGTCATAACTATCAACATTCACATGAGATGGTTAATGAAGAATCCTTGATGGTGCCACAAAAGGAAGAGAAGTTGAAAGAGATTAGTGATAAAGTAGAAATTAATGCCACATCACAATTAAGTTTTCTTGGTGAAAATATTGAAAATAGCCAAGCAAATGACAGcaagaagaagaggaaaagaacaAGAATGAAGAGTAGTGAGGAAGTTGAGAACCAAAGAATGACACATATTGAAGTGGAGAGGAATAGAAGGAAGCAAATGAATGAACATCTTCATGTATTGAGGTCTCTCATGCCAAGCTCCTATGTACAAAGG GGAGATCAAGCCTCAATTATTGGTGGAGCAATAGAATTTGTCCGAGAATTGGAGCAACTCTTGCAATGCCTTGAATCACAGAAGAGAAGGAAAATCTATGGCGATGATTCATCAACATCAATCATGGAAATTCAAAATCCTCCACAGCCACCATTAGTTTTTGCTCCTAATTTTCCTCTtgcaaatgaaaatgaaaatgaaattggaATTCAAGAAGAAACAGCTGAGAGCAAGTCATGTTTGGCTGATGTTGAAGTGAAGCTTATAGGTTTTGATAATGCCATGATCAAGATTTTGTCAAAAAGAAGGCCAGGCCAACTCATTAACACTATTTCTGCTTTAGAAGATTTCCAGCTTAACATTATTCATACAAATGTTACCACCATTGAACAAACTGTTCTATATTCATTCAATGTTAAG ATTTCTGGTGAAACGAGGTTTACAGCTGATAATATAGCAAATTTGATCCAGCAAATATTCAGTTTTTTCCATGCAAATAGTGCCATATGA
- the LOC132609999 gene encoding transcription factor FAMA-like isoform X2 produces MEKKENNQPSLLTNFPSLNDYYSLDDPYCHNYQHSHEMVNEESLMVPQKEEKLKEISDKVEINATSQLSFLGENIENSQANDSKKKRKRTRMKSSEEVENQRMTHIEVERNRRKQMNEHLHVLRSLMPSSYVQRGDQASIIGGAIEFVRELEQLLQCLESQKRRKIYGDDSSTSIMEIQNPPQPPLVFAPNFPLANENENEIGIQEETAESKSCLADVEVKLIGFDNAMIKILSKRRPGQLINTISALEDFQLNIIHTNVTTIEQTVLYSFNVKISGETRFTADNIANLIQQIFSFFHANSAI; encoded by the exons atggagaaaaaagaaaacaacCAG CCCTCTTTGCTTACAAATTTTCCAAGTCTAAATGACTACTACTCTCTTGATGATCCATATTGTCATAACTATCAACATTCACATGAGATGGTTAATGAAGAATCCTTGATGGTGCCACAAAAGGAAGAGAAGTTGAAAGAGATTAGTGATAAAGTAGAAATTAATGCCACATCACAATTAAGTTTTCTTGGTGAAAATATTGAAAATAGCCAAGCAAATGACAGcaagaagaagaggaaaagaacaAGAATGAAGAGTAGTGAGGAAGTTGAGAACCAAAGAATGACACATATTGAAGTGGAGAGGAATAGAAGGAAGCAAATGAATGAACATCTTCATGTATTGAGGTCTCTCATGCCAAGCTCCTATGTACAAAGG GGAGATCAAGCCTCAATTATTGGTGGAGCAATAGAATTTGTCCGAGAATTGGAGCAACTCTTGCAATGCCTTGAATCACAGAAGAGAAGGAAAATCTATGGCGATGATTCATCAACATCAATCATGGAAATTCAAAATCCTCCACAGCCACCATTAGTTTTTGCTCCTAATTTTCCTCTtgcaaatgaaaatgaaaatgaaattggaATTCAAGAAGAAACAGCTGAGAGCAAGTCATGTTTGGCTGATGTTGAAGTGAAGCTTATAGGTTTTGATAATGCCATGATCAAGATTTTGTCAAAAAGAAGGCCAGGCCAACTCATTAACACTATTTCTGCTTTAGAAGATTTCCAGCTTAACATTATTCATACAAATGTTACCACCATTGAACAAACTGTTCTATATTCATTCAATGTTAAG ATTTCTGGTGAAACGAGGTTTACAGCTGATAATATAGCAAATTTGATCCAGCAAATATTCAGTTTTTTCCATGCAAATAGTGCCATATGA
- the LOC132611201 gene encoding 26S proteasome non-ATPase regulatory subunit 1 homolog A-like, with the protein MATAATMVSSAGGLLAMLNEPHPQLKLHALSNLNTFVDYFWPEISTSVPLIESLYEDEEFDQRQLAALLASKVFYHLGEHNVSLSYALGAGPLFDVSEDSDYVHTVLAKALDEYASHKTKAAESNDEATMVDPRLEAIVERMLDKCIKDGKYQQAIGMAIECRRLDKVAEAIVRSDNVDATLAYCSNVSHNFVNRREYRSEVLRLLVEVYEKSPSPNYLSMCQWLMFLDKPEDVASILEKLLRSENKDDALLAFQIAFDLVENEHQAFLLRVRDRLSSPNLQSSEPVQSLPVDSDRAPTEDAEASEDVPLLEESRPLEESRPSGGTLTTADPKEVIYAERLGKLKGILSGETSIQLTLQFLYSHNKSDLLILKTIKQSVEMRNSVCHSATIYANAIMHAGTTVDTFLRENLDWLSRATNWAKFSATAGLGVIHSGHLQQGRSLMAPYLPQGGAGGGGSPYSEGGALYALGLIHANHGEGIKQFLRDSLCNTNVEVIQHGACLGLGLAALGTADEDIYDDIKNVLYTDSAVAGEAAGIGMGLLMVGTASEKAREMLAYAHETQHEKIIRGLALGIALTVYGREEEADTLIEQMTRDQDPILRYGGMYALALAYRGTANNKAIRQLLHFAVSDVSDDVRRTAVLALGFVMYSEPEQMPRIVSLLSESYNPHVRYGAAMAVGISCAGTGLSEAISLLEPLTSDVVDFVRQGALIAMAMVMVQISEASDSRVGAFRRQLEKIVLDKHEDTMSKMGAILASGILDAGGRNVTIKLLSKTKHDKITAVVGLAVFSQFWYWYPLIYFVSLAFSPTALIGLNSDLKVPKFDFVSHAKPSLFEYPKPITVTTTTSSVKLPTAVLSTSARAKARASKKEAEKANAEKAPGAESSSGATNSGKGKSTDKDGESMQVDTPAERRNEPEPSFEILTNPARVVPAQEKYIKFLEDSRYVPVKSSPSGFVLLRDLRPDEPEVLSLTDAPSSTASSTGGSTGQQTPASAMAVDEEPQPPPAFEYTS; encoded by the exons ATGGCGACGGCGGCGACGATGGTGAGTTCGGCAGGTGGTTTATTAGCGATGCTGAACGAGCCCCACCCGCAATTGAAGCTGCACGCGCTCTCAAATCTCAACACATTTGTTGATTACTTTTGGCCTGAGATCTCTACTTCTGTCCCTCTCAT TGAAAGCTTGTACGAGGATGAAGAGTTTGACCAAAGACAACTAGCTGCATTACTTGCTTCAAAG GTTTTCTATCATTTGGGTGAACATAATGTCTCATTATCCTATGCCCTTGGAGCTGGCCCTCTTTTTGACGTTTCTGAGGATTCTGACTATGTTCATACAGTTCTAG CTAAAGCCCTGGATGAGTATGCAAGCCATAAGACTAAGGCAGCAGAGTCAAATGATGAAGCCACAATGGTGGATCCCAGGCTGGAGGCTATTGTGGAGAGAATGCTTGataa ATGTATAAAGGATGGGAAATATCAACAAGCCATTGGCATGGCCATTGAATGCCGAAGGCTGGATAAGGTTGCTGAAGCAATTGTGAGGAGTGATAATGTTGATGCAACTCTAGCATACTGCAGTAATGTCTCCCATAACTTCGTCAATCGTAGAGAATATCGGAGTGAG GTGCTTCGTCTTCTTGTCGAAGTGTATGAGAAGTCACCATCTCCAAACTATTTGAGCATGTGCCAGTGGCTTATGTTTTTGGATAAACCAGAGGATGTAGCGAGCATATTGGAAAAGCTATTAAGATCAGAAAATAAAGATGATGCTCTATTGGCATTTCAAATAGCTTTTGACCTTGTAGAGAACGAGCACCAAGCTTTTCTTTTGAGGGTAAGAGACCGGCTTTCCAGCCCAAATCTACAATCTTCAGAGCCGGTACAGTCGTTACCTGTAGATTCTGATCGAGCACCGACTGAAGATGCAGAAGCTTCAGAGGATGTTCCGTTGTTGGAAGAAAGTAGACCTTTAGAGGAAAGTAGACCTTCAGGTGGAACGTTAACAACTGCAGATCCAAAAGAAGTTATATATGCTGAAAGGTTGGGAAAATTAAAAGGGATTCTATCAGGGGAGACCTCAATACAGTTGACCTTGCAATTCTTATACAGCCATAACAA GTCAGATCTCCTTATTCTTAAAACAATAAAGCAGTCTGTTGAGATGAGAAATAGTGTTTGTCACAGTGCAACAATATATGCGAATGCGATCATGCATGCTGGAACTACTGTGGATACATTCCTCAGGGAGAACCTG GACTGGCTAAGCCGTGCAACAAATTGGGCTAAATTCAGTGCAACAGCTGGACTAGGTGTTATTCACAGTGGCCATTTACAGCAGGGGAGATCACTTATGGCCCCTTACTTGCCACAAGGTGGTGCTGGTGGAGGTGGTAGTCCATATTCAGAAGGTGGTGCCTTGTATGCTCTGGGTTTAATTCATGCAAATCACGGAGAGGGCATCAAGCAGTTTCTTCGGGATAGTCTATGTAATACAAATGTCGAG GTTATTCAGCATGGTGCCTGCTTAGGACTTGGGTTGGCAGCTTTAGGAACTGCTGACGAAGACATTTATGATGACATTAAAAACGTGCTATATACTGACAGTGCTGTTGCTGGAGAGGCTGCTGGTATTGGTATGGGTTTATTGATGGTTGGAACTGCAAGTGAGAAGGCAAGGGAGATGCTTGCTTATGCTCATGAGACGCAACACGAGAAGATAATCAG GGGTTTGGCACTAGGTATTGCCCTTACAGTCTATGGAAGGGAAGAAGAAGCAGATACATTGATCGAGCAGATGACTAGGGATCAAGACCCTATATTGCGTTATGGTGGCATGTATGCTTTGGCATTGGCTTACAGAGGAACTGCGAATAATAAGGCTATCCGACAGTTGCTGCATTTTGCTGTATCAGATGTTAGTGATGATGTCCGCCGGACTGCCGTTTTGGCACTTGGATTTGTTATGTATTCTGAGCCAGAGCAG ATGCCTCGTATTGTCTCATTGTTATCGGAGTCTTACAATCCACATGTGCGATATGGCGCGGCAATGGCAGTTGGAATTTCTTGTGCAGGTACCGGTCTGAGTGAGGCCATCTCATTGTTGGAGCCTTTGACATCAGATGTAGTTGATTTTGTTCGCCAAGGTGCTCTCATAGCGATGGCCATGGTGATGGTCCAGATAAGCGAAGCCAGTGATTCCCGTGTTGGTGCCTTCAG GCGACAGCTGGAGAAAATTGTCCTAGATAAGCATGAAGATACCATGAGTAAAATGGGTGCAATTTTGGCCTCTGGAATTCTTGATGCTGGTGGAAGAAACGTGAccataaaattactttcaaagaCGAAGCATGATAAAATTACAGCAGTCGTTGGACTAGCTGTTTTTAGTCAGTTTTGGTATTGGTATCCGCTTATATATTTTGTTAGCTTAGCATTCTCGCCAACAGCCTTAATTGGTCTGAACTCTGACCTAAAAGTGCCAAAGTTCGATTTTGTATCACACGCCAAACCCTCACTGTTTGAGTATCCTAAGCCAATCACTGTAACCACGACAACGTCTTCCGTCAAACTTCCCACAGCTGTTCTATCAACATCAGCTAGGGCCAAGGCAAGGGCTAGCAAAAAAGAGGCTGAGAAAGCCAATGCCGAGAAGGCACCTGGAGCAGAGTCATCTTCTGGTGCAACAAATTCTGGGAAGGGCAAGTCTACTGATAAGGATGGGGAGTCCATGCAG GTGGATACTCCTGCAGAGAGGAGAAACGAACCGGAGCCATCATTTGAGATCTTGACCAACCCTGCTAGAGTGGTTCCAGCTCAGGAGAAATACATTAAGTTCTTGGAAGACAGCAGATACGTGCCAGTTAAATCATCACCTTCCGGTTTTGTGCTTCTGAGAGATCTACGTCCTGATGAACCTGAAGTGTTGTCCCTCACCGATGCACCCTCATCAACTGCATCCAGCACTGGTGGATCAACTGGACAACAGACACCGGCATCAGCAATGGCTGTTGATGAGGAGCCACAGCCACCACCAGCATTTGAGTACACGTCGTGA
- the LOC132611558 gene encoding probable caffeine synthase MTL3 — protein MPGSFHGRLFPQNTIHLVHSSYSLHWLSQVPKGLVAESDLPLNKGNIYIAKTSPPSVHEAYLTQFQKDFTNFLSMRSQEIVDCGSLVLTFICKNDEEDGCDFWELLGITMNDMVIEGLIAEDKLAKFNLPLYAPSIKEIKQIIGKGGSFKLLHLETFKLKRDSNMAEKEEATLFDEKSRAAYIAGNMRAVQEPILVEHFGEEIMDELFERYGKKAIEYMKNYGKGIINNVVISLSKTN, from the exons ATGCCTGGTTCATTTCATGGAAGGCTTTTTCCTCAAAATACTATTCATTTGGTGCATTCTTCTTACAGTCTACATTGGCTATCTCAG GTACCAAAAGGTTTGGTGGCTGAATCTGATTTGCCATTGAACAAAGGCAACATTTATATAGCAAAAACCAGTCCTCCGAGTGTTCATGAAGCTTACTTGACTCAATTCCAAAAGGATTTTACTAATTTTCTTAGTATGCGTTCTCAAGAGATTGTAGATTGTGGGAGTTTAGTTCTTACTTTCATATGTAAAAATGATGAAGAAGATGGATGTGATTTCTGGGAGTTGCTTGGGATCACCATGAATGACATGGTCATTGAG GGGTTGATTGCAGAAGACAAGCTAGCCAAATTCAACCTTCCACTATATGCACCTTCAATAAAAGAAATAAAGCAAATCATAGGGAAGGGCGGCTCTTTCAAACTATTGCATCTTGAGACATTTAAACTGAAGCGGGATTCAAACATGGCTGAGAAAGAAGAAGCAACATTATTTGACGAGAAGAGTAGGGCCGCATACATAGCTGGAAATATGAGAGCTGTTCAAGAACCCATATTAGTTGAACATTTTGGAGAAGAAATCATGGATGAATTGTTTGAAAGATATGGGAAGAAAGCAATAGAGTACATGAAGAATTATGGGAAAGGCATTATTAATAACGTCGTTATTTCCCTCAGTAAAACGAACTAA